From Pyrenophora tritici-repentis strain M4 chromosome 1, whole genome shotgun sequence, the proteins below share one genomic window:
- a CDS encoding TolA, Membrane protein involved in colicin uptake, with protein sequence MTSSEKQRPPPLPPRESSSEPPPYSPMAMQSQDPRSSSTQSLVPDPTLEESGRRRLLLVYIHGFMGNETSFRSFPAHVHNLVTITLAETHVVHTKIYPRYKSRDSLEIARDNFSRWLAPHEDQWTDIILLGHSMGGLLAGDIALVFRHRIIGVVNFDVPFLGMHPGIIKAGLGSIFSSPPPPPHDAIIEDAGQRPSRMSTIFNPKPADPNYNPAFPNDVRLPNRKGWENSVHWLTKHYKDGLKEATKGLVKSHLEFGGAMADYKELKDRYVKVRALEEDDESKRKAAHPRMPTVPRIRFVNYYTASTGRHKKPKSPKSPTPTSPKCSASLRLQHQGGDASVGEGYFLEHARSDSTVSPEPELTHINPDPIADTPRASIEAEQDHGMPSSPEIPSAPCEDGPTNLPEIPPIPQEPPFVDLMQFPDKASRKAAEKEHDQALKEYQKAVKMRNKTINERTKMQERWEKDKAKERKEREKGEKKRLEQVEKDKKQRENEEKKRQEQVEKERKEKETQEKEKHMSAEEKQRQREREQRQTEAEQREAEARQRQREADLRDGKIPAEDKPEPPSVIVELEEDVGAMELGDSEPTHDSRSPYANYEFSRSGIMNQPPPNERAESSYTLSTTDSRYSQLKADTNEGEVKPKKLRKFCMLPPKDADGNKDPTWIRVFMENMDEVTAHTSLFFVNETYERLVGDVGARIEEWVKEADSS encoded by the exons ATGACGTCGTCTGAGAAACAACGACCACCACCTCTCCCACCCCGGGAGTCTTCGAGTGAGCCGCCGCCATATTCTCCAATGGCCATGCAGTCGCAAGATCCGCGATCCTCTTCTACGCAGTCGCTCGTCCCAGACCCTACACTAGAAGAATCTGGGCGACGTCGTTTACTCCTCGTCTATATCCATGGCTTCATGGGAAACGAAACAAGTTTCAGAAGCTTCCCGGCGCACGTCCATAATCTCGTGACGATTACGCTTGCCGAAACTCACGTAGTACATACCAAAATCTATCCCAGGTACAAGTCGAGGGACTCGCTCGAGATTGCAAGGGATAATTTCTCGCGATG GCTAGCCCCACATGAAGACCAATGGACCGACATCATCTTGCTTGGCCACTCCATGGGCGGACTGCTTGCTGGAGATATTGCGCTCGTCTTTCGCCATCGTATTATTGGTGTCGTCAACTTCGATGTCCCGTTTCTGGGTATGCATCCTGGCATCATCAAGGCTGGACTGGGGAGCATCTTCAGCTCcccgccgccgccaccacACGATGCCATCATTGAGGATGCAGGGCAAAGACCTAGCAGAATGAGTACCATCTTCAATCCCAAGCCAGCAGATCCTAATTACAATCCGGCTTTCCCCAACGACGTTCGTCTACCGAACCGCAAAGGATGGGAGAACAGCGTGCATTGGCTTACTAAACATTACAAAGACGGTCTAAAGGAAGCTACAAAGGGTCTTGTCAAGTCGCATCTAGAGTTTGGTGGTGCCATGGCCGATTACAAAGAACTCAAGGATCGGTATGTAAAGGTGCGAGCGCTagaggaagatgatgaaAGTAAGAGAAAGGCCGCTCATCCCCGGATGCCCACAGTACCCCGGATACGCTTTGTTAATTATTATACTGCGAGTACCGGGAGGCATAAAAAGCCAAAGTCTCCAAAATCTCCCACCCCAACATCGCCCAAGTGCTCTGCCAGTTTGCGACTACAACATCAAGGCGGCGATGCCAGCGTTGGAGAGGGATATTTCCTCGAACATGCAAGGAGCGATTCGACGGTCTCACCAGAGCCAGAGCTGACTCACATAAATCCCGACCCCATAGCCGATACACCACGTGCATCTATCGAGGCCGAGCAGGATCACGGTATGCCAAGCAGTCCAGAAATCCCCTCTGCACCCTGTGAGGATGGCCCTACTAATCTTCCCGAAATTCCACCCATCCCCCAGGAACCACCATTTGTAGATCTGATGCAGTTTCCGGACAAGGCCTCGCGGAAAGCTGCTGAGAAGGAACACGACCAAGCCCTAAAGGAGTACCAAAAGGCCGTCAAGATGCGCAACAAGACCATCAACGAGCGGACAAAAATGCAAGAGAGGTGGGAAAAGGACAAGGCAAAGGAGAGGAAAGAGcgggagaagggagaaaAGAAGAGACTGGAGCAGGTTGAAAAAGATAAAAAGCAAAGAGAAAatgaagagaagaagcgACAGGAGCAGGTCGAAAAGGAACGAAAGGAGAAAGAGACCCAGGAAAAAGAAAAGCACATGTCCGCGGAGGAGAAGCAAAGGCAGAGGGAGAGGGAACAGCGACAGACAGAAGCAGAGCAACGGGAGGCGGAAGCACGACAGAGACAGCGAGAGGCAGACTTGCGAGACGGCAAAATACCTGCAGAAGACAAGCCTGAGCCACCTTCTGTGATTGTCGAGCTTGAAGAGGATGTGGGTGCCATGGAACTGGGAGACTCTGAGCCGACCCACGACTCTCGAAGCCCCTACGCCAACTACGAATTCTCTCGCAGTGGAATCATGAACCAGCCCCCGCCAAATGAACGCGCTGAATCTTCCTATACACTCTCCACAACGGACAGCCGGTATAGTCAGCTTAAAGCTGATACCAACGAGGGCGAGGTAAAGCCGAAGAAGCTGAGGAAGTTTTGCATGTTGCCGCCAAAAGACGCCGACGGAAACAAAGACCCCACATGGATCAGAGTGTTTATGGAGAACATGGACGAGGTCACGGCACATACGTCGTTGTTCTTTGTCAATGAAACATACGAGCGGCTTGTCGGGGACGTCGGAGCCCGGATTGAAGAGTGGGTCAAGGAGGCAGACAGT TCGTAG